One genomic region from Saccharomyces cerevisiae S288C chromosome XI, complete sequence encodes:
- the VMA5 gene encoding H(+)-transporting V1 sector ATPase subunit C (Subunit C of the V1 peripheral membrane domain of V-ATPase; part of the electrogenic proton pump found throughout the endomembrane system; required for the V1 domain to assemble onto the vacuolar membrane; the V1 peripheral membrane domain of vacuolar H+-ATPase (V-ATPase) has eight subunits), with amino-acid sequence MATALYTANDFILISLPQNAQPVTAPGSKTDSWFNETLIGGRAFVSDFKIPEFKIGSLDTLIVESEELSKVDNQIGASIGKIIEILQGLNETSTNAYRTLPINNMPVPEYLENFQWQTRKFKLDKSIKDLITLISNESSQLDADVRATYANYNSAKTNLAAAERKKTGDLSVRSLHDIVKPEDFVLNSEHLTTVLVAVPKSLKSDFEKSYETLSKNVVPASASVIAEDAEYVLFNVHLFKKNVQEFTTAAREKKFIPREFNYSEELIDQLKKEHDSAASLEQSLRVQLVRLAKTAYVDVFINWFHIKALRVYVESVLRYGLPPHFNIKIIAVPPKNLSKCKSELIDAFGFLGGNAFMKDKKGKINKQDTSLHQYASLVDTEYEPFVMYIINL; translated from the coding sequence atggctaCTGCGTTATATACTGCAAACGATTTCATATTAATCTCGTTGCCTCAAAATGCTCAACCTGTTACCGCCCCTGGCTCCAAAACTGATTCATGGTTCAATGAGACCTTAATCGGGGGTAGGGCATTTGTTTctgatttcaaaattccCGAATTCAAAATTGGCTCTTTAGACACATTGATAGTTGAATCGGAAGAACTGTCTAAAGTAGATAACCAAATTGGGGCTTCTATTGGCaaaatcattgaaattCTTCAAGGCCTCAACGAGACCAGCACCAATGCTTACAGGACTTTACCTATCAATAATATGCCAGTTCCTGAAtacttggaaaattttcaatggcAAACCAGAAAGTTCAAGTTAGATAAGTCTATCAAAGATTTGATAACATTGATTTCTAATGAATCTTCTCAATTAGACGCCGACGTCAGAGCTACTTATGCAAATTACAACAGCGCTAAAACTAACTTGGCTGCTGCTGAGAGAAAGAAGACGGGTGACCTTTCTGTCAGATCCTTGCATGATATTGTCAAGCCCGAAGACTTCGTTCTTAATTCTGAACATTTAACTACTGTTCTAGTAGCAGTTCCCAAAAGTTTAAAATCCGATTTCGAAAAATCGTACGAAACTTTATCCAAGAACGTTGTACCAGCATCTGCCAGCGTGATTGCAGAGGATGCTGAGTATGTTTTGTTCAATGTTCATTTGTTCAAGAAAAACGTTCAAGAATTCACAACAGCTGCTAGAGAGAAGAAATTCATTCCTCGTGAATTTAACTACTCGGAGGAATTAATTGACcagttgaaaaaagagCATGACTCTGCTGCCAGTTTAGAACAATCTTTGCGCGTCCAGTTGGTAAGATTGGCCAAGACAGCTTATGTCGATGTTTTTATAAATTGGTTCCACATCAAGGCCTTGAGAGTTTACGTGGAATCTGTTTTGCGTTACGGGTTGCCACCTCACTTTAACATCAAGATTATAGCTGTCCCACCAAAGAATCTCTCTAAATGCAAGTCTGAATTAATTGATGCTTTTGGATTTCTTGGTGGCAATGCCTTCATGAAGGataaaaaagggaaaattAACAAGCAAGATACTTCTCTTCACCAATATGCTTCTCTTGTCGACACAGAGTATGAACCATTTGTGATGTATATAATCAATTTATAA
- the CYT2 gene encoding cytochrome c1 heme lyase CYT2 (Cytochrome c1 heme lyase; involved in maturation of cytochrome c1, which is a subunit of the mitochondrial ubiquinol-cytochrome-c reductase; links heme covalently to apocytochrome c1; human homolog HCCS can complement yeast cyt2 null mutant), with protein sequence MMSSDQQGKCPVDEETKKLWLREHGNEAHPGATAPGNQLECSANPQDNDKTPEYHTTVDLSQSREVSTIPRTNSDRNWIYPSEKQFYEAMMKKNWDPNSDDMKVVVPLHNSINERVWNYIKSWEDKQGGEACGGIKLTNFKGDSKKLTPRAWFRSRILHLAKPFDRHDWQIDRCGKTVDYVIDFYSTDLNDANSQQQPLIYLDVRPKLNSFEGFRLRFWKSLGF encoded by the coding sequence ATGATGTCTTCAGACCAACAGGGGAAATGCCCCGTAGATGAGGAAACCAAAAAGTTATGGCTACGAGAACATGGCAACGAAGCGCATCCTGGTGCTACTGCCCCAGGCAATCAACTAGAGTGCTCTGCAAACCCACAAGATAACGATAAAACGCCTGAATATCACACCACGGTGGATCTCTCTCAGTCCAGAGAGGTTTCCACCATACCAAGGACGAATTCTGACAGAAACTGGATATACCCGTCGGAGAAACAATTTTACGAGgcaatgatgaaaaaaaattgggaTCCGAACTCAGATGACATGAAGGTGGTTGTGCCTTTACATAACTCCATCAATGAGCGGGTTTGGAACTACATTAAAAGCTGGGAAGACAAGCAGGGTGGTGAAGCGTGTGGCGGTATCAAattaacaaattttaaagGTGATTCCAAAAAACTGACACCAAGGGCCTGGTTCAGGTCCCGTATCTTGCACCTGGCCAAACCTTTTGATAGACATGATTGGCAGATAGATAGATGCGGTAAAACCGTCGACTACGTAATCGATTTCTATTCCACCGATCTGAACGATGCAAACTCGCAGCAACAACCACTTATTTATCTCGATGTTAGACCAAAATTAAACAGTTTTGAGGGCTTTAGATTACGGTTCTGGAAATCTTTAGGCTTTTGA
- the TEF4 gene encoding translation elongation factor EF1B gamma (Gamma subunit of translational elongation factor eEF1B; stimulates the binding of aminoacyl-tRNA (AA-tRNA) to ribosomes by releasing eEF1A (Tef1p/Tef2p) from the ribosomal complex), translating to MSQGTLYINRSPRNYASEALISYFKLDVKIVDLEQSSEFASLFPLKQAPAFLGPKGLKLTEALAIQFYLANQVADEKERARLLGSDVIEKSQILRWASLANSDVMSNIARPFLSFKGLIPYNKKDVDACFVKIDNLAAVFDARLRDYTFVATENISLGDLHAAGSWAFGLATILGPEWRAKHPHLMRWFNTVAASPIVKTPFAEVKLAEKALTYTPPKKQKAEKPKAEKSKAEKKKDEAKPADDAAPAKKPKHPLEALGKSTFVLDDWKRKYSNDDTRPVALPWFWEHYNPEEYSIWKVGYKYNDELTLTFMSNNLVGGFFNRLSASTKYMFGCLVVYGENNNNGIVGAVMVRGQDFAPAFDVAPDWESYEYTKLDPTKEEDKEFVNNMWAWDKPVVVNGEDKEIVDGKVLK from the exons ATGTCCCAAGGTACTTTATACATTAATAGATCTCCAAGAAACTACGCTTCTGAAGCTTTGATTTCTTACTTTAAACTAGATGTCAAGATCGTTGATCTAGAACAATCTAGCGAGTTTGCTTCTTTGTTCCCATTGAAGCAAGCCCCTGCATTTTTGGGTCCAAAGGGCTTAAAGCTAACTGAAGCTTTGGCTATCCAATTTTATT TGGCTAATCAAGTTGCcgatgaaaaagaaagagctCGCTTATTAGGTTCCGACGTTATCGAAAAGTCTCAAATCCTTAGATGGGCATCTCTAGCTAATTCCGATGTCATGAGCAACATTGCTCGTCCATTCCTTTCTTTCAAAGGTTTGATTCCATACAACAAGAAAGACGTTGATGCTTGTTTTGTTAAAATCGACAACCTAGCTGCTGTCTTCGATGCTAGATTGAGAGACTACACCTTTGTTGCTACCGAAAACATTTCTCTAGGTGACCTTCATGCCGCTGGTTCTTGGGCTTTTGGTTTGGCCACTATTTTGGGCCCTGAATGGAGAGCTAAGCATCCTCATTTGATGAGATGGTTCAACACTGTTGCTGCTTCTCCAATCGTGAAGACTCCATTTGCTGAAGTCAAATTGGCTGAAAAGGCTCTAACCTACACTCCACCAAAGAAGCAAAAGGCTGAAAAGCCAAAGGCCGAAAAGTCAAAGgctgaaaagaagaaggacGAAGCTAAGCCAGCAGATGATGCTGCTCCAGCTAAAAAGCCAAAGCACCCATTGGAAGCTTTAGGAAAGTCCACATTTGTCTTGGATGACTGGAAGAGAAAGTACTCCAACGACGACACCAGACCAGTTGCTTTGCCATGGTTCTGGGAACACTACAACCCTGAAGAATACTCCATCTGGAAGGTTGGTTACAAATACAACGACGAACTTACCTTGACTTTCATGTCCAACAACTTGGTCGGTGGTTTTTTCAACAGATTGTCCGCTTCTACTAAGTACATGTTCGGTTGTTTAGTTGTCTATGGtgaaaacaacaataatggTATTGTTGGTGCCGTTATGGTCAGAGGCCAAGATTTCGCTCCAGCCTTTGATGTCGCTCCAGACTGGGAATCTTACGAATACACCAAGTTGGACCCAACCAAGgaagaagacaaagaaTTTGTCAACAACATGTGGGCTTGGGATAAGCCTGTTGTTGTCAATGGCGAAGATAAGGAAATTGTTGACGGTAAGGTTTTGAAATAA
- the RRP14 gene encoding ribosome biosynthesis protein RRP14 (Essential protein, constituent of 66S pre-ribosomal particles; interacts with proteins involved in ribosomal biogenesis and cell polarity; member of the SURF-6 family) has product MSNSLEERLRANSSAFDGLLALIPAKYYYDEKSQEQWKAKKKTKEQSKNDKLKKLDPEQRDDETSSTLEVMKKKEKDAKPVVLPGEKFKHMKMQKQKEATSKVEGDSDLNVEVNDPMIIAPDEDEEEEEDIKVIFDDEGNEIPLESKKDTTEPDRSVEKKSITEEEKLQRKKNLEALRSKLQAKISDMKSKRKAPGSREAILAQRKRKEELKKRKRLESEQEQDQDEIASDSDMEDIDSDLENNSKKRFKKGKKDSEINADGVMFQNIIFDDGARATSDLQRLRKAGRTKGPAKNDVKSHLKLLEAKKNKMEAKDELEQIKQKEKEKWQKAMLQAEGIKIRDDEKLLRKAIKRKEAQKRKSAIEWSERKRVVEDTISERQKRREENLRIRKDNKGKKRNKQEKMKRKYVGSAVPKKRAGFEGRLKTGKKKGGPK; this is encoded by the coding sequence ATGAGTAATTCACTTGAGGAGCGCCTTCGTGCTAATTCAAGCGCCTTCGATGGTTTATTGGCTTTAATTCCTGCAAAATACTAttatgatgaaaaaagtCAAGAGCAATGGAAGGCcaagaagaaaaccaaagaaCAGAGTAAAAATGataaactgaaaaaattagacCCGGAGCAACGTGATGATGAAACATCTAGTACATTAGAagtaatgaagaagaaggagaaaGACGCAAAGCCGGTGGTCCTACCtggtgaaaaattcaagcacatgaaaatgcaaaagcAAAAGGAAGCAACATCAAAAGTGGAAGGAGACTCCGACCTGAACGTAGAAGTAAACGATCCTATGATAATAGCACCagacgaagatgaagaagaggaagaggatATTAAGGTGATCTTTGATGATGAGGGAAATGAAATACCATTAGAATCTAAAAAAGATACTACAGAGCCCGATAGATCTGTCGAAAAGAAGTCTATTACAGAGGAAGAGAAACtacaaagaaagaaaaacttgGAAGCACTACGTTCCAAGTTACAAGCGAAAATTTCAGATATGAAGAGTAAAAGGAAAGCACCCGGTTCTAGAGAGGCTATTCTTGCTCAAAGGAAACGCAAGGaagagttgaaaaaaagaaagcgtCTAGAAAGTGAACAGGAACAGGATCAGGATGAAATTGCGTCTGATTCCGATATGGAAGACATCGATAGTGATTTAGAAAACAattcgaaaaaaagattcaaaaaagGCAAGAAGGACTCAGAAATTAACGCAGATGGTGTaatgtttcaaaatatcatatTCGATGATGGTGCAAGGGCCACTTCAGATTTACAAAGGTTAAGAAAAGCTGGTAGAACGAAGGGTCCGGCTAAGAATGATGTAAAATCACACTTAAAGTTATTAGAAGCCAAGAAGAATAAGATGGAGGCGAAAGACGAACTAGAACAAATCAAGcagaaggaaaaggaaaaatggcaaaaggCTATGTTACAAGCAGAAGGAATTAAGATTAGGGATGACGAAAAACTACTTCGCAAAGCTATAAAGAGAAAGGAAGcacaaaagagaaagtcTGCGATTGAATGGAGCGAACGTAAGAGGGTTGTGGAAGACACGATATCTGAAAGACAAAAGAGAAGAGAAGAGAATCTGAGGATTAGGAAAGACAACAAGGgtaaaaagagaaataagcaagaaaagatgaaaagaaagtatgTCGGTAGTGCCGtaccaaagaaaagagcCGGATTTGAGGGTAGATTAAAAACAGGTAAAAAGAAGGGAGGACCTAAATAA
- the MDH1 gene encoding malate dehydrogenase MDH1 (Mitochondrial malate dehydrogenase; catalyzes interconversion of malate and oxaloacetate; involved in the tricarboxylic acid (TCA) cycle; phosphorylated; mutation in human homolog MDH2 causes early-onset severe encephalopathy): protein MLSRVAKRAFSSTVANPYKVTVLGAGGGIGQPLSLLLKLNHKVTDLRLYDLKGAKGVATDLSHIPTNSVVKGFTPEEPDGLNNALKDTDMVLIPAGVPRKPGMTRDDLFAINASIVRDLAAATAESAPNAAILVISNPVNSTVPIVAQVLKNKGVYNPKKLFGVTTLDSIRAARFISEVENTDPTQERVNVIGGHSGITIIPLISQTNHKLMSDDKRHELIHRIQFGGDEVVKAKNGAGSATLSMAHAGAKFANAVLSGFKGERDVIEPSFVDSPLFKSEGIEFFASPVTLGPDGIEKIHPIGELSSEEEEMLQKCKETLKKNIEKGVNFVASK from the coding sequence ATGTTGTCAAGAGTAGCTAAACGTGCGTTTTCCTCTACAGTTGCCAACCCTTATAAAGTGACTGTTTTGGGTGCAGGCGGTGGTATTGGACAACCATTGTCTTTGCTTCTAAAGCTTAACCATAAAGTCACGGACTTAAGACTGTACGACCTAAAGGGCGCAAAAGGTGTTGCCACCGATTTGTCTCATATTCCAACAAACTCCGTGGTCAAGGGGTTTACTCCAGAAGAGCCAGACGGATTGAACAACGCTTTAAAGGACACAGACATGGTTTTAATTCCTGCTGGTGTGCCCAGAAAGCCTGGTATGACACGTGATGACTTGTTCGCCATCAACGCAAGCATCGTTCGCGATTTGGCAGCAGCAACCGCCGAATCCGCTCCCAATGCTGCCATTCTGGTCATTTCCAACCCAGTCAATTCTACCGTTCCAATTGTCGCCCAAGTCTTGAAAAACAAGGGTGTTTACAACCCAAAGAAATTGTTCGGTGTGACTACCTTGGACTCTATTAGAGCCGCCAGATTCATCTCAGAAGTCGAGAACACCGATCCAACTCAGGAAAGGGTTAACGTCATCGGTGGACATTCTGGTATTACCATCATCCCATTGATTTCGCAAACAAACCATAAGTTGATGTCTGATGACAAGAGACACGAATTGATTCACAGAATACAGTTTGGTGGTGACGAAGTCGTCAAAGCAAAGAATGGTGCTGGCTCTGCTACGTTGTCAATGGCCCATGCTGGTGCTAAATTCGCTAACGCTGTTTTGTCCGGTTTCAAAGGCGAAAGAGACGTCATCGAGCCTTCCTTCGTGGACTCTCCCTTGTTCAAATCCGAAGGCATCGAATTCTTTGCATCTCCGGTCACTTTGGGCCCAGATGGTATTGAAAAGATCCATCCAATAGGTGAGTTATcttcagaagaagaagaaatgcTACAAAAATGTAAAGAAAccttgaagaagaatatcgAAAAGGGTGTCAACTTTGTTGCTAGTAAATAG
- the CAB3 gene encoding phosphopantothenoylcysteine decarboxylase complex subunit CAB3 (Subunit of PPCDC and CoA-SPC complexes involved in CoA biosynthesis; subunits of the phosphopantothenoylcysteine decarboxylase (PPCDC) complex are: Cab3p, Sis2p, Vhs3p, while the subunits of the CoA-synthesizing protein complex (CoA-SPC) are: Cab2p, Cab3p, Cab4p, and Cab5p as well as Sis2p and Vhs3p; null mutant lethality is complemented by E. coli coaBC), producing MTDEKVNSDQNMNGKQGVNLISSLPTTQVPVSILTNKERRKSIHDESNFERSDSHEDQSKSNSNRRNIYKNDYSTNLRDFSFANLKQNSERNKDGHEIQINTSMPANTNGQQKRFSPSLPSAVSFTVPEVERLPYHRYSISNKPGKQQQQQEQLQQNQQQEEQQKAQLQEQNQRAKQQEEVKQIQEQVQKKQTERQQLIDEKERIANAIFKENTTNDGTDIRKHSVSSGTSNSEDEVDSPSMEKNSIVHMPGDFIYFNPKSNASKPITAKAAPLSANNSTHKNKEVITAPTGPRVPFTEFFQKEDDKKFHILIGATGSVATIKVPLIIDKLFKIYGPEKISIQLIVTKPAEHFLKGLKMSTHVKIWREEDAWVFDAVNKNDTSLSLNLILHHELRKWADIFLIAPLSANTLAKLANGICNNLLTSVMRDWSPLTPVLIAPAMNTFMYINPMTKKHLTSLVQDYPFIQVLKPVEKVLICGDIGMGGMREWTDIVEIVRRRINEIRKARDEETGDKEQEQEEQEGADNEDDDDEDDEEDEEDEEEEEALNETASDESNDEEDEEDEEDVKTEV from the coding sequence ATGACGGATGAAAAAGTGAACTCAGATCAGAATATGAACGGTAAGCAGGGAGTTAACTTAATTTCATCCTTGCCTACAACACAAGTGCCGGTTTCAATTTTGACCAACAAggagagaagaaaaagtattCACGATGAATCAAATTTCGAAAGATCTGATAGTCATGAAGATCAATCAAAATCCAACTCTAATAGGAGGAATATTTACAAAAACGATTATAGCACAAATTTGAGGGATTTCTCTTTTGCCAATCTGAAGCAAAATAGTGAAAGGAACAAAGATGGCCATGAAATACAGATCAACACCAGTATGCCAGCTAATACAAATGGCCAGCAAAAAAGGTTTTCACCTTCATTACCTTCTGCTGTTTCATTTACGGTGCCCGAGGTGGAAAGGTTGCCGTATCATAGATATTCGATATCCAATAAACCTGGaaagcagcagcagcagcaggAACAACTGCAGCAAAATCAACAACAAGAAGAGCAGCAAAAGGCACAACTGCAGGAGCAAAATCAACGAGCAAAACAGCAAGAAGAGGTGAAGCAAATTCAGGAGCAAGtgcaaaaaaagcaaactgAAAGACAGCAACTGATAGACGAAAAGGAGAGGATAGCGAATGCAATATTTAAGGAGAACACTACTAATGATGGTACTGATATCAGGAAACATTCGGTATCGAGTGGTACGAGCAATAGCGAAGATGAAGTAGATTCACCTTcgatggaaaaaaattctatcGTTCATATGCCAGGTGATTTTATCTACTTCAATCCCAAGTCAAACGCTTCTAAACCTATCACTGCAAAGGCGGCGCCATTATCGGCTAATAACTCCACACATAAAAACAAGGAAGTTATCACTGCACCCACAGGGCCTCGTGTACCCTTCACAGAGTTCTTTCAGAAGGAAGACGACAAGAAATTCCACATTCTCATTGGTGCGACGGGCTCAGTTGCCACAATAAAAGTACCTCTAATTATTGATAAACTTTTCAAGATATATGGGCCTGAGAAAATCTCTATTCAGTTGATTGTCACAAAACCCGCTGagcattttttgaaagggCTCAAAATGTCAACACACGTTAAAATTTGGAGGGAGGAAGACGCTTGGGTATTCGACGCTGTGAATAAGAATGATACTAGCTTGAGTCTGAACTTGATATTGCACCATGAATTAAGAAAATGGGCTGATATTTTCCTGATTGCGCCTTTGTCAGCTAACACACTTGCTAAACTGGCCAATGGTATATGTAACAATTTGCTAACTTCTGTGATGAGAGATTGGTCACCACTGACCCCAGTGTTGATTGCGCCTGCAATGAATACATTCATGTATATCAATCCTATGACAAAGAAACACCTGACGAGTTTAGTGCAAGACTATCCGTTCATCCAAGTTTTGAAACCGGTGGAAAAGGTATTAATATGCGGAGATATTGGTATGGGTGGTATGAGAGAATGGACAGATATTGTAGAGATCGTTAGGAGGAGAATCAATGAAATACGGAAAGCTAGGGACGAGGAAACTGGTGATAAAGagcaagaacaagaagaacaagaggGTGCTGACAATGAGGACGACgatgatgaggatgacGAAGAGGATGAGGAGGACgaggaggaggaagaagCTCTAAATGAAACAGCATCCGATGAGAGCAATGACGAGGAAGACGAAGAGGATGAGGAAGACGTGAAAACCGAAGTTTAA
- the SRX1 gene encoding sulfiredoxin (Sulfiredoxin; contributes to oxidative stress resistance by reducing cysteine-sulfinic acid groups in the peroxiredoxin Tsa1p, which is formed upon exposure to oxidants; conserved in higher eukaryotes; protein abundance increases in response to DNA replication stress) translates to MSLQSNSVKPTEIPLSEIRRPLAPVLDPQKIDAMVATMKGIPTASKTCSLEQAEAAASAGELPPVDVLGVRVKGQTLYYAFGGCHRLQAYDRRARETQNAAFPVRCRVLPATPRQIRMYLGSSLDIE, encoded by the coding sequence atGTCACTACAAAGCAACAGTGTAAAACCAACAGAAATTCCTCTCTCAGAGATCAGACGCCCCCTAGCGCCTGTGTTGGATCCTCAAAAGATCGACGCAATGGTGGCCACAATGAAGGGCATTCCCACCGCTAGCAAGACATGCTCTCTAGAACAGGCTGAGGCGGCTGCCTCAGCCGGGGAACTGCCGCCCGTGGACGTGCTGGGCGTGCGAGTCAAGGGACAGACGCTATATTATGCCTTCGGCGGCTGCCACCGTCTACAGGCATACGACCGCCGGGCTCGCGAAACGCAGAACGCCGCCTTCCCCGTGCGCTGCAGGGTGCTACCGGCCACTCCCCGCCAAATCCGCATGTACCTGGGCAGCAGTCTCGACATCGAATAA
- the HOT13 gene encoding Hot13p (Zinc-binding mitochondrial intermembrane space (IMS) protein; involved in a disulfide relay system for IMS import of cysteine-containing proteins; binds Mia40p and stimulates its Erv1p-dependent oxidation, probably by sequestering zinc), with product MIETAIYGKTVDDQSRCVHWHLPKDVIAIRFKCCDKYYACFECHQELSSHPLEKYDLLDDANKHLIICGVCRHEMTFAEYYDYNSNLICPNCRSPFNPGCKLHYHLYFQNPPPAMC from the coding sequence ATGATCGAAACTGCCATTTATGGTAAGACAGTGGATGACCAATCTCGATGTGTCCACTGGCATCTTCCAAAGGATGTAATTGCCATCAGGTTTAAATGTTGTGATAAGTACTATGCGTGCTTTGAATGCCACCAAGAGTTAAGTTCTCACCCGCTAGAAAAATATGATCTCCTTGACGATGCAAATAAACACTTGATTATTTGCGGAGTTTGCCGTCATGAAATGACGTTTGCAGAGTATTACGACTACAATTCAAACCTTATTTGTCCCAATTGCAGATCCCCCTTTAATCCAGGCTGTAAATTGCACTACCATTTGTATTTCCAGAACCCTCCCCCCGCTATGTGTTGA